In the genome of Oncorhynchus clarkii lewisi isolate Uvic-CL-2024 chromosome 4, UVic_Ocla_1.0, whole genome shotgun sequence, one region contains:
- the LOC139407336 gene encoding leucine-rich repeat transmembrane protein FLRT2-like: protein MEFQAGLWNKDWVSFLRFWLTVILSLNVHFSCPATSCPEECRCDKTFVYCNERSLTSVPLGVTEGYKILYLHNNQINNAGFPWELHNVASVETVYLYGNQLDEFPINLPKNIRVLHLQENNIQTISRAALAQLPRLEELHLDDNSISTVGVEEGAFRDAVSLKLLFLTKNHLSSVPIGLPEDLTELRLDENRIAVIAEEAFQNVTRLQRLLLDGNLLTDEGVAPGTFQELSNLRELALARNSLTFPPPLLPTQSLVKLSLQDNQMDQIPVTAFSGLQRLERLDISNNQLQTLTQGVFDGLISLRQLTVRNNPWRCDCTVKWVVVWLKSLPGSINVRGSMCQSPARVRGMAIRELTLDSIQCPAGTDLQPDLWPTLRSTPPHPQIPTTTTTTTTLITSSMTSSIPTFTTSSYPTSPSPPPAMPPHPAGPLPPYEDPLRISFHVVNASCIEVSWASYFTVTAYKVTWVKMGQSLMSDVSRERTVSGERRKLSLTNLEPRSVYRVCVYVLDTLNSYRPGEDTICSDARTKSTSSSSNNNKATGSEEAQQDTNSTLLLAGVIGGAVLVVLVMLLSLFCWHMHKKSRSESSKWKYNRGRRKDDYCEAGTKKDNSILEMTETSFQIVSLNNEQLLKGDYRIQPIYTPNGGIGFRDCHLSNNSLAYCKSSNVPSTEFCHT, encoded by the coding sequence ATGGAGTTTCAGGCTGGGCTGTGGAATAAAGATTGGGTTTCATTTCTGCGTTTCTGGTTGACAGTCATCCTCAGCCTCAATGTGCACTTCAGCTGCCCTGCCACCTCGTGCCCAGAAGAGTGCCGCTGCGACAAAACCTTTGTTTACTGCAACGAGCGGAGCCTGACATCTGTGCCTCTGGGGGTGACAGAGGGCTACAAGATCCTCTACCTCCACAACAACCAGATCAACAATGCAGGGTTCCCATGGGAACTACACAACGTGGCGTCCGTGGAGACAGTGTATCTCTACGGCAACCAGTTGGACGAGTTCCCCATCAACCTGCCTAAGAACATCCGGGTGCTCCACCTGCAAGAGAACAACATCCAGACCATCTCCAGGGCTGCCTTAGCCCAACTGCCCCGCTTAGAGGAGCTCCACCTGGACGATAACTCCATCTCTACGgttggggtggaggagggggcgtTCCGGGATGCTGTCAGCCTCAAGCTGCTCTTCCTCACCAAGAACCACCTGAGCAGTGTCCCCATTGGTCTCCCAGAGGACCTCACAGAGCTGCGATTAGACGAGAACCGTATCGCCGTCATTGCTGAGGAGGCGTTCCAGAACGTGACGCGGCTACAGCGCCTCCTGTTGGATGGCAACTTGTTGACAGACGAGGGCGTGGCCCCGGGGACGTTCCAGGAGCTGTCCAACCTCCGGGAGCTGGCGCTGGCCCGTAACTCTCTGACGTTCCCCCCGCCCCTCCTCCCGACGCAGTCCCTGGTCAAGCTCAGCCTGCAGGATAATCAGATGGACCAAATCCCAGTGACAGCCTTCTCCGGCCTCCAGAGGCTCGAGAGACTGGATATCTCCAATAACCAGCTGCAGACGCTGACACAGGGGGTCTTTGACGGCCTCATCAGCCTCAGACAGCTCACTGTTCGGAACAACCCGTGGCGCTGCGATTGCACCGTCAAATGGGTGGTGGTGTGGCTCAAGTCGCTGCCAGGCTCTATCAACGTGCGCGGTTCAATGTGCCAGAGCCCAGCGAGGGTGCGCGGCATGGCAATCAGAGAACTCACCCTGGATTCTATCCAGTGCCCAGCTGGGACGGACCTCCAGCCCGACCTCTGGCCTACCCTGCGCTCCACGCCCCCGCACCCCCaaatccccaccaccaccaccaccaccaccaccctcattACCTCCTCCATGACCAGCTCTATTCCCACCTTCACAACCTCCTCCTACCCCAcatcaccctcccctccccctgccatGCCTCCCCACCCCGCTGGCCCACTGCCCCCCTATGAGGACCCCCTACGGATATCCTTCCACGTGGTCAATGCCTCCTGCATCGAGGTGAGCTGGGCTTCCTACTTCACCGTCACAGCCTACAAGGTGACCTGGGTCAAGATGGGCCAGAGCCTGATGAGTGATGTCAGCCGCGAAAGGACGGTGAGTGGGGAAAGGCGGAAGCTTAGCTTGACCAACCTGGAGCCCAGGTCGGTGTACCGGGTCTGTGTTTATGTGCTGGACACCCTCAACTCCTACCGCCCAGGGGAGGATACAATATGCTCAGACGCCAGAACCAAGTCGACCTCATCAAGCTCCAACAACAACAAGGCCACAGGGTCGGAGGAAGCTCAACAGGACACCAACTCCACTCTCCTTTTGGCCGGGGTGATAGGCGGGGCAGTCCTTGTCGTCCTGGTAATGCTGCTGAGCCTGTTTTGTTGGCACATGCACAAGAAGAGCCGCTCTGAATCGTCCAAGTGGAAATACAACCGTGGCAGGAGAAAAGACGACTACTGCGAGGCGGGGACCAAAAAGGATAACTCTATACTGGAAATGACTGAGACCAGTTTTCAGATAGTTTCCCTGAACAATGAGCAACTTTTGAAAGGTGATTACAGGATTCAGCCCATCTATACACCCAATGGAGGCATCGGCTTCAGAGACTGCCACCTCAGTAACAATAGCTTAGCCTACTGCAAGAGCAGCAACGTTCCCAGCACCGAGTTCTGCCACACGTGA